The following proteins are co-located in the Polymorphospora rubra genome:
- the eccD gene encoding type VII secretion integral membrane protein EccD, giving the protein MSTGLARVTVSAPRRRVDVAVPEHLPLAELLPELLRHAGEGLADDGEQHGGWVLRRTDGAPLAAGQGLQTQGVRDGEVLHLVPARARWPELEYDDVVEVIADAARRGGGAWSAGATRTATVAVAGVPLAVGLLTLVLAGPGWPVGAYAGLTAAVLLTLAGTVASRAYGDAVGGAALGGFAMPYAFVGGALLVASGDPVGVPGPLRWLGAPELLAASVALLLVAVLGLAGVAAVMRVFTAGVLVGLLGAVAATAGFFLPGAGTAAILTVLLVCGIGVLPLLAIRLGRLPMPPVTLPSGAGGAEDLPAADAARERPDRRRVHDAVARTEELLAGMLVGHALLTVAAATVLVTTGGWAGRSLVAVAAAALLLRSRLFATRRQRVPLVTAGSAGFAVLGAALAAAADPAVGLVVLAGGVPVALLTVIAGATYARRPPSPYLGRAADLLDTATVLCLVPVACAVLGLYGRARDLLG; this is encoded by the coding sequence ATGAGCACCGGGCTCGCCCGAGTCACCGTGAGCGCCCCCCGCCGCCGGGTCGACGTCGCCGTACCCGAGCACCTGCCACTGGCCGAACTCCTGCCCGAGCTGCTGCGCCACGCCGGCGAAGGGCTCGCCGACGACGGCGAGCAGCACGGCGGGTGGGTACTGCGCCGCACCGACGGCGCGCCGCTCGCCGCCGGGCAGGGCCTGCAAACCCAGGGGGTACGCGACGGCGAGGTGCTGCACCTCGTCCCGGCCCGCGCCCGCTGGCCCGAACTCGAATACGACGACGTGGTGGAGGTGATCGCCGACGCGGCCCGCCGGGGTGGCGGCGCCTGGTCGGCCGGGGCCACCCGGACGGCCACCGTCGCCGTCGCCGGCGTGCCGCTCGCGGTCGGGCTGCTCACCCTGGTCCTGGCCGGCCCCGGTTGGCCGGTCGGGGCGTACGCCGGGCTCACCGCCGCCGTCCTGCTCACGCTCGCCGGAACGGTCGCGTCACGGGCGTACGGCGACGCGGTGGGCGGTGCGGCGCTGGGCGGGTTCGCGATGCCGTACGCGTTCGTCGGCGGCGCGCTGCTGGTCGCCTCCGGCGATCCGGTCGGCGTACCCGGTCCGCTGCGCTGGCTCGGCGCCCCGGAGCTGCTGGCCGCATCGGTCGCGCTGCTGCTGGTCGCGGTCCTCGGCCTGGCCGGGGTGGCCGCGGTCATGCGGGTCTTCACCGCCGGGGTGCTCGTCGGACTGCTGGGCGCGGTCGCCGCCACCGCCGGGTTCTTCCTGCCCGGTGCCGGCACGGCCGCGATCCTCACCGTGCTGCTGGTGTGTGGCATCGGCGTGCTGCCGCTGCTGGCCATCCGGCTGGGCCGGCTGCCGATGCCGCCGGTCACCCTGCCGTCCGGCGCGGGAGGGGCCGAGGACCTTCCGGCCGCCGACGCCGCCCGGGAGCGGCCCGACCGCCGCCGGGTCCACGATGCCGTCGCCCGTACCGAGGAACTGCTCGCCGGAATGCTCGTCGGTCACGCGCTGCTCACCGTGGCCGCCGCGACGGTGCTGGTCACGACCGGTGGCTGGGCCGGGCGTTCACTGGTGGCGGTCGCCGCGGCCGCGCTGCTGCTGCGATCGCGGCTCTTCGCCACCCGACGGCAGCGGGTACCCCTGGTCACCGCCGGATCGGCCGGGTTCGCGGTGCTCGGCGCGGCGCTGGCCGCCGCCGCGGATCCGGCGGTCGGCCTCGTCGTACTCGCCGGCGGGGTGCCGGTGGCCCTGCTGACGGTGATCGCCGGAGCCACGTACGCCCGCCGCCCGCCGTCGCCCTACCTGGGGCGGGCGGCCGACCTGCTCGACACGGCGACGGTGCTCTGCCTGGTGCCGGTCGCCTGTGCCGTACTCGGCCTGTACGGGCGGGCCCGGGATCTGCTCGGTTGA
- a CDS encoding inorganic diphosphatase, with protein MDFDVTVEIPKGHRNKYEVDHATGRIRLDRTLFTSTQYPADYGFIEGTLGEDGDPLDALVLVPEPTFPGCLIRCRTIGMFRMTDEKGGDDKVLCVPFEDPRQEHLRDIHHLGEFDRLEIQHFFEVYKDLEPGKSVEGATWVGRNEAEAEIRASYRRHEEAVAKGEEIH; from the coding sequence ATGGATTTCGACGTGACGGTTGAGATCCCGAAGGGTCACCGCAACAAATACGAAGTTGACCACGCGACCGGCCGGATCCGGCTGGACCGCACACTCTTCACCTCGACCCAGTACCCCGCCGATTACGGGTTCATCGAGGGAACCCTCGGTGAGGACGGCGATCCGCTGGACGCCCTGGTGCTGGTGCCCGAGCCGACGTTTCCAGGGTGCCTCATCCGGTGCCGCACCATCGGCATGTTCCGGATGACGGACGAAAAAGGCGGCGACGACAAGGTCCTGTGCGTGCCGTTCGAGGACCCGCGACAGGAGCACCTGCGCGACATCCACCACCTCGGCGAGTTCGACCGGCTGGAGATCCAGCACTTCTTCGAGGTCTACAAGGACCTGGAGCCCGGAAAGTCGGTCGAGGGCGCGACGTGGGTCGGCCGCAACGAGGCCGAGGCGGAGATCCGGGCGTCGTACCGCCGGCACGAGGAAGCGGTCGCCAAGGGCGAGGAAATCCACTGA